Genomic segment of Streptomyces sp. NA02950:
GGTGACCGTCACCGCGACCGTTTCCGCGGTCGCCCCGGCGACGGGCACCCCGACCGGAACCGTCACACTCGCCATTCCCGGGCGTACCCCGCAGACCGTGACCCTGGTCAACGGTGTGGCCTCCGGGACGTTCAACCCGCTCCAGAAGGGGACCCACACCGTGACCGCCAACTACAACGGCTCGGTCAACTTCGCACCCTCCGCGGGGAGCACCACGCAGCAGGTGACCAACTAGGCCCTGTCCGGGGACCGGCCCGTGGCCCGGCCCGCCGCTTCGGCTCATTCCTCCGGATGGGCGGTGTCCGCGGGCTCGGCGGTCTCCGGCCGCTTGTACATCCGGGTGGCCGTGATCTGGCCGTGCACCTGCTCACCCTCCGGGTCACGCTCGGGCAGACCCGGCCGCAGATGCTCCTCGACGCTGATGTACTTCAGCCCCGCCCGCAGGTCCGCGTCATTGCGCAACCGGATCACCAGTGGGAACTCGGCCAGCGCCGTGGTGTCGAACAGCCCCGTGGTGTACAGCAGCTGCACGCCCAGGGCGTCGGCGACCGCCCGCTGGAGCTCCAGCAGATAGGTGGCGTTGGCCCGGCCGATGGGGTTGTCGAGGAAGAGCGTGCCCGCGTGCCGGTGCTTGTCACGGCCGCGGTCGTTGCTGCGCAGCGCGGCCATGGTGCAGTACAGGGCGATGGCTGCGGTCAGCAGCTGACCGCCGGAGAACACGTCGCCCATCTGCCCGACCGGCACCCGCTCGGCCCGCAGCACCGCGTCCGGCTTGAGGATCTCGACCGCCACGCCGCGCGGCTGGAGCGCGGCCTGAACTCCGCGCAGCAGCAGGGACATCCCGTCCCGGCGCAGATCGGAGTTCTTCTTCACGGCGGAGCGGGTGGCCTCGTCGATGACCTCGCCCAGTCGCTCCGTCAGCGTCGCCTGGTCCGGGTCGTCGAAGCGGATCCGCAGGAACTCCTGGCCCGACCACTCGCCGAGACCCTCCGGCAGCCGGGACAGCCGCTGGGCCGAACGCAGCGTGGCCAGGCAGGATTCGACAAGGCCGCGCAGCCGGTCGACGATGCTGTCGCGATTGCGCTCCAACTGCTCCAGTTCGTCGGTCAGTACGCGCAGCCGGGGTGCGAACGCCTCGGCCCAGGCCGCCGCGTGCTCGGGCAGGGCTGCCGCGGGCAGTTCGCGGATCTGCTGGCGGGCCGGGGTGCGCACCTGCTCGTAGCGGGTGGAATTGGCGTGCCGTACCAGCACATCGCTCGCCTCCCGGACGGCCGACTCGGCCCCCGAGAGATCGGCGGCGCAGCCGCGCAGCGAACGGCGGGTCTCGGCCGCGGCCTGGCGGGCCTCGGCGAGGTCCCCGGTGTACGGCTCGGGGCGCTCACCCTCGTCGTCCGCGGCACCCGGTCCGTCGCGCAGCAGATCCCGCAGCAGCGCGGCGGTCTCGTCGAAGCCGCCCGCCGCGTCCTCGGCGGCGCGGTGCGAGCGCAGCAGCTCGGCGTGGACGGTGCGGGCGGTGTCCAGCGCGTCGGTGCGGGCGGCCAGTTCGGTGGTGGCGGTGCGCAGCAGCTCCTTGGCCCGCTCGGCGTCGGCCGGGACCAGCTCCTCGGGCAGCTCGGTGTGCGCGTCGCCGTCGCCGGCGGGGGCGAGCCGCTCGGCCTCGCCGCGCAGCCGTCCCAGCTGTTCGCTCGCCGCCGACGCCCGCGTCTCCAGCATCTGCACCAGCGATTCGGCGCGGGCCGCCGCTGCCTGGCGGGAGGGGCCGTCGGCGCCGTCGGTGCCCTCGAGGAGCTGGGCGGCGCGGGTGCGGACCTTGTTGGTGAGCCGGTCGAGGGCGGCGAGGGCCGCACTCTCGTCGCTTTCGGCGCGGGCCTGTTCGGCACGGAGGTCGGCGCCCACGCCGACCTTCTCGTACACCTGGGAGGCGGCGCGGTACGCCTCGCGGAGCGCGGGCAGCGAGGCGGTGGGCGGCTCGGTCTCCTCACCCAGGTCGTCGGGCGCGCCCGCGATCTCGGCCCGCTCGGCGCGCAGGGCGCGGGCGGTACGGCGCGCGTCGTCGGCGGCGCGCTGGGCCGCGCGCCGGTCCTCGTCGGCCGCGCGCGCCCGGTCCACACAGGCGTCGGCCCGCTCCTCCGACTCCGCGGCCTCGTCGGCCAGTTCGCGCAGCCGGGCCTGCCAGGCGGTGCGCCGGCGCAGCCGGTACGCCAGACCGGCCAGCGCGTCCGCCACGCGGCGGGCGCGCTGCGCCGTCTCCTGCCGCTCGTCGCGGACCCGGGCCGCCTCGGTGGCGGCCTCATCGGCCTCGGCGCGGGCCGTCCGCACCTCCACCAGCTCCCGCTGTGCGGCGTCCGCCGTCTGACGGGCCTCCTCGGCCGCGGCCCTCAGCTCGGTGAGCCGCCCCTGCGGGCAGCCGGTGCGCCAGGACGCGAGCCGCGCGGCCAGCGCCCGGTCTGCCTCCAGCCGGGCGGCGAGCGCCCTGATCTCCTCATCGCGGGCGGTGGCGCGGGCGCGCAGCTCACGCCGCTCGTCGTCGGCGGCGCGCTCGTCGTGCATCGCCGGGTTCGGCGGCACCAGGAACACCCCGCTGTCCCGCTCCCCCGGCGCGGGCGTCGGCGCGAGCAGCGCGGCTGCGGTGCCGACGGCCACGGCGGACCGCGGCAGCAGCGACGCCTGCGCCAGCACCCCGCGGGCGCGGGCGTGGGTGTCGGGGTCGGTGATCACGACCCCGTCCACCAGCTCGGGGCGGGCCGCGAGCACGGCGGCGTGGTCGGCGGGGTCGACGGCCTGGGCGAGATAACGCCACCCGGGGAGCGCCGGAATGCCGTGCTCACCGAGGAACTCGACGGCGGCCAGCACATCCGGGCTGGGCGGCAGCAGCCCGCCGTCGCCGAGCGCGGCGAGGATCCGCGAGTCATCGGCGGCGGCGGTCCGCAGCTCGAAGAGCTGCCGCTCGGCGGAGGCGACGCTCTCGTCGAGCAGTTCGCGCAATGCCTCGGCGTTCCGGTCCAGCTCCTGGGCGGTCAACGGCCCTTCGGGCCGCAGGGGTGCGGGGGCGGGCCGGTCCCGCGGCGGACGCGGAGCCTGTGCGGTGTCCTCCCCCAGCTCGGGATCCCAGCAGCCGGGGTCGTCGATGGACTCGCCGGTCGCGCCGTCGTGCTGGGCGCCGGGCCGGGTACGGGCCGCGTCCGCGGGGGCGTTCCCCGTGTCCGCGTGGGGCGCGGAGCCGGACGCCTCCGGCGCGTCCGAGCCCTCGACATCGGCCGAAACGCGCCCGGCCGGCCGCGACTCGGCGGCCACCGCACGGCGACGGCGGCGCTCCTCGCCCACGTCCCCGTCCTCGACCCGGACGGTCACCCGCCCCGGCGGAACGGCGTCCGCCGCCACGGTGCGGGCGGCACCGCCCGCGTCGACGGCCGGGGCCCCGCCCCCGCCGTCCGTCCCGGGCATGGACTGGGCGGCCGCCGGACGGCCGTCCACCGACCGTGTGCCGGCGGCACCATCCGCGTCGGCCGCGGAATCCGGCGCGCATGCCTCCCCTTCCACGCCGCCCTCCCGGACCACCGCACCGGCCCCCGGCGCAGGCGCCCCGGCCGCCTGGTGCGACCCGCCGTCGACGGCCGGGTTCCCGTCCCTGCCGTCCATGTCGGGCCCAGGCTCGGGGGCCCACGCACGGCCGCTCAACGGGACGTTGCCACGCTCACCCGACTCCGCTGTGCGGGCGGCACCGGCCGCGTCGGCCGCGGCAGGTGTCCTGGCCTGGTACGCATCGCCGTGGGCTTCGGGGCCGTCCTCGGCGTGGGTGGCCGTCCGGGCGCGGGGTTCCGCCGTCGGCAGGCTGCCGTCCGCCGCGGACCCGTGCTCCGCCGCGTCAGTGAACGTCCCGCGGGTGTCCCCGCCGTTCTGGGCCGCCCCGCGGGCGGTCGGCCCGGCCAGGACCGGCGCACCGTCATCGGCCTCGTCCTCGTCGTCGTCCTCGGCGTCGTCCTCGGCGTACGGGCCGGGCTCGGGCGCGAATGGGCCGTCGCGGTTCTCCGCGCGGAAGGCGGCGGGGAGTTGGGCCAGGCCCAGCATGTCGTCCGCGTCATCGGTGTCGTCGACCGGGACCGTGATCCACCCGGCCCGGCCGGATTCGGCGGGCAGCGGTCGGCCGCCCCCCTTCGGCGGGGTGGCCCCGGCGGCCGGGATGCGCACGGTCACGGCCGCCGCCCCGCCCGACCGCGCCGCCGACGGGCGGTCGGTGCCGCGGGGGGCGGGGACGGGGGCCGACGGCTGGGGCAGGCCGAGCAGTTCGAGCAGGCGCTGTTCGGCGCCGAGCGCCTCCGCCGTACGCCGCTCCCCCTCGTACGCGGACTCCGCGGCCCGCGCCGCGTCCGCCGCGCGCGCGGCGGCCAGTTCGGTGCGGGCCTGTTCGGCGGCGGCCGTCTTCGCGTGGTCGGCGGTGCGGCGGGCCGTCTCGCGGGCGGCGTCCCAGGCCGCGGTCGCGGTCTTCTCCGCGTCGCTCGCGGCGAGCGCCGCACGGGCCGGGTCGGCGTCCGGGGCCGAGTCGTCGAGCCATCCGGCGCGTACGGCCTCGGCGGTCTCCTGCTCGACCTCGGTGAGCCGCTGCCGCAGATGCTCGGCGTCGCTGCGGGCGCGCTGGGCCGCGGTGGCGGCGGCGGTGGCGTCGCGGTGGGCGCACTCGCCGGTCTCCTGGAGGGCGGCGGAGCGCTCCTCCTCCTCGTTCGCGACCCGTTCGCCGTCCTCGGCCGCCGCGTGCAGGGCGCGTACGAGGTCGCCGGCGGCCTTGGCGCGGGCGGCGAGGGCGGGGGCGGCGTCCCGCTCGGCCTCGCGGATGGCGGCGGCGACGCGCGCGGAGCGGTCGGCGGCGGCGCGGTGGCGCAGCACGGTCTCGGCGGCCTGCCAGGCGGAGTGCAGGGTGCGGGCGTCGTTCAGCTCCCGGCGCTGCGCGGCGGCGCCCTTCTCGGCGGCGGCGAGCGCCAACGAGGCGTGGCGGTAGGCGAGTTCGGCGGCGACGAGGTCGCTGCGGCCGCGCGCCGTCTCCGCCTCGGTGACGGCGTGCGCGGCCGAGGCCACCTGCTGGGCCAGTTCGGCGGCGCGGCCGCGCTCCTCCGCGCCCCGCGCACCGAGGCGCCGGGCGAGCGTACGGGTGCGGCGCTCGGCGCCCGCGTGCACCCCGCGCGCCTGCTCGCGACGGTCGGCCGCCTCGGCGATCCGCGAGAGCAGATCCAGCGAACCGGCGGTGAAGTCCCGTTCGGCCGTCAGCTCGGCGCGGCGGCCCAGCTTGTGCGCGAAGCCGTGGACGAGGTCGGCGAGCCCGTCGGTGTCCCGGGTGTCCGTGACGGCGCGCAGCAGCAGATCGGTGAAGTCGGAGTCGTTCTTGACGGCGAAGAGCCCGGCCGCCTCGCCCTCGTCGGCGTTCATCTCCCGCTGGTAGCGGAAGAGTTCGGGGTCCAGGCCGAGGTCGCCGAGGTGTTCGTTCCAGCGCTCGTGGATCTCCACCCAGACGACGTCCAGATGCGGATACGCCTTGCCCGCCTCGGTGAGCGCGTCGCGGAACCCCTTCATGGTGCGGCGGCGGCCACGGGCGATGGACGCGCCCTCGGCGATCGGCCGCACCGCCACGGACTCGGCGACCGGCAGTGAGTCCAGGCTGAGCCCGGGGCCGGGGCGGAAGGAGTACCACGCCTCGGCGAACTTGCGCGGGTCATTGGAGATCTGACGGCCGCGCCACTCGCTGACCTTGCCGACGACGACGGTCTCGCCGGTCACGGTGTGCTGCCACTCCAGGGCGACATGTCCGCAGTCGTCGGCCAGCAGGAACTTGCGCAGCACACCGGAGCTGGCGCCGCCGAGGGTGTTGCGGTGGCCCGGCAGCATCACGGAGAAGATCAGCTTGAGGAGGACGGACTTGCCGCCGCCGTTCTCCAGGAAGAGCACGCCCGCGGGGGCCGGGCGCCGGGGCGGGCCGACCGGCTCCGCCTCGAAGAACTCCGCCTGGGTGGGCGCGGGGCTGGGCACCGGCTCGCCGACTCCGCGCAGGTCCAGCACGGTGTCGGCGTAGCGCGCACCGGCCGGCCCGATGGAGTAGAGGCGGACCCGGGACAGCTCGTACATGGCGGCAGAACTCTCGTTGTCGGCAGGGGGCGGATGGATCCGGTCGTCAGGAGTGGAACGGCAGACCGGCGTCGGCGACGAGGTCGAGGTCGTCGGTTTCGTCGGGCGGCAGCAGGGTGGCGCTGCCGTCGCCGACGGGCACGACGCCCAGCTCCAGCAGCTCGGTCATGGCGGCCCCGGCCGCCATGTCGCGCACCTGGAGCTGGTAGCGGGCGGTGGTGCGGTACGCGCCCCCGGCGTCGTCCCCGGTGCGCTGGAGGAAGCCGGAGTCGACGAGGAAGGCGACGGCCTTGCCGACGATGCCGGTGGTCGAACCGGCGAGCCTGCGCGCGTCCTTGGTGGCGCCGGTGGCGCTGCGCCGCGCGTACACCCGCCAGGCGGCCTCGAGCCCGGGGGCGTCGGTGGCCGGGTCGGTGTTGTCCCCCTGCTCCTCGGCCCGTTCCTCGAGACGGCGGCACGCCTGGCGGACGAAGGCGTCGATCCCGTTGACGGTGACCCGGCCGATATAGCCGTCGTCGGCGAGGTCCTCGGGGCGGGGGAAGGCAAGGGCGGCGACGGCGAGATGGGCGAGGCCGTGCAGAAAGCGGTCGGCGGAGTCGGTGTTGGCACGGCGGGCGTAGTCGCCCATGCGGACGGCGAAGACGGAGTCCTCGGCGGCCGTGACGGCCATCCCGGCGCGGGTGGACACCTCCAGCACGATCAGGCCGAGCCCGGCGGCGACGGCGTCGGTGAGCCGGGCGAAGGCCGGTTCGTCGCGGTGGCGGCGGAGCAGCTCGGCGTACTCGACGTCACGCGCGGGCAGCAGCTTGGGCTGGAGTCCGAAGGCCACCAGCCGCGCGGCGTCGGCCGCGTCGGCCGGGGTGACCCCGCCCGGCGCAGCACCGGACGCCGCCGCGGGCTCCGGGTGGGCCGCCTCGTCGAGGGCGTCGTACTCGGTCACGGGTGAAGCTCCTTGGGAGGGGCGTACTGCGGGGCGTACTCACGGCTGACGAAGGGGACGGCGGTCCGCGGGGCGTGCGGCATCACGCCACCTCCGCTCGGTCCGCGGCCATTCCGGCGGCGTCCAGCAGGGCCGTGCCGACGATGAGGTCGGCGCCGCCGAACTCCGGGTCGTCGAGTTCGGTGCCGTCGTCGACGGCGAAGAGCAGGCGCTGTTCGCCCTGGCGGTAGGCGGTGCCGACCGGGGGGCTCGCGGCGTGCACGGCCAGGAGGGCGATGAGGTACGGGAGGTCGGCGTCGCGGCGGCGGGCGTCGGTCAGCAGGCCCGAGAGACGGCGGGGGGCGTCGGCCGGGAGGTCGAGCAGTTCCATGGCCATCGCGAGCTGCTCCTCGCTGAAGCGGCTGTCGTCGGGGGTGGCGATCAGATCGGGCTCGGGCATCTCCGCGCCGAGGTGCTCCCGCTCCACGGGCGGGGTGAGCAGCATCTCCACCAGATCGCCCAGCCGGACCGAGGTCGGGGTGCGCGGCCCCGTACCGCGGGCGAAGAAGGCGTCGGTGACCCGGCCCGCGCGCTCGACGGGGAGCGGGAGCAGCGGGGCCAGCAGCTGTCCGTAGAGGTCGAGTCCGGCGCGGGCGGCGGGCGCGGCGAACGCCTGGCGGTCCTGCTCGGCACGGAACAGCGGCCCGGCCTCCAGCAGCCGGGACTGGAGCTGGGTGTGACGGCGGATGCAGTCCTTGACGATGTCGACCAGCTCGGCGGCGCGCCGCTTGTGCTCGGAGTCCCGTCCAGAAGCAGCCTCGTCGCGCGCCTTGCGGATGTTGGTGAGGATCGCGTTCTCGTGGCGGTAGCGGTCGGCGACGTGGTCGAGCGCCTCGTTGATCATCTCGGGGACGGTGGTCAGCCAGTCGACCGCGCGGACGTTCCGCCGGGTGGCGTCGAGGGTGCGGCGCAGGCTCTCCGAGTACTGGACGGTGCGGTAGCGGGCCTGCTCGGCGGCGAGTTGGGCGTCGGCGAGACGGCCGCGGCTGATCAGCACCTCGAGCTTGACCTCGGCGGCGATCTGGGCGCTGGTGACGTCCGTGTCGAGGGCGCCGACCAGGACGTTGACCGCTTCGTCGGTGGTGCGCAGATAGACGGTGCCGCCGGGGCCGGGCACCTCCTCGATCAGCTTGAAGTCGTAGTCACGCCGGACATATGCGCCGTCGGCACCGAAAGTGCCGTAGACCGCGCGGAAGCCGCGGTCCACACTGCCGACGTTGACCAGGTTCTCCAGCACCCAGCGGGCGACGCGCTCGTGCTCGGCGGCGGGGCGCGCGGGGGCCTGGGCGGCGACCCGGGGCAGCAGTCTGGCCACTATCTGGTCGTGGTCGGCTCCGGTGTCGAAGTCCATGTGGAGCGTGACGAGATCGATGGCGGCGAGGGCGACCTCGGCCATCGCGTACACCCCGTACTCCCCCGCCAGGTTGGCCTTGCGCGCGTCGAGGTCGTGCAGCGGCGCGGTGCACGCGAGCGCGCGCAGCCGCCGGGCCAGGCCCTCGTCGGCGGCCGGGCCCGGTGCCGGGCGGGCGGGCCCGGCATGGCCGTTGAGCTGGGGCGCAGTGGCCCCGGGGGGTGGAGATGTCACGTCGCACAGAGTAGGCCGTCGCACCGACAACGGACGAAACGGCACGGAGATCCCGCTATGACGCCCCAGATCCCCCGCAGGTGGGTCCGTGGACACGCGCGCTGGTGCGCGCGTCCGCGCGCGTACACCGGGCCGTCTCCCGTGACTCACCGGCGCGTCAGTCTACGGCTCCGTGGCCGGGTGGTCCGTCCAAGGCGAGCGCCGCGAAGGTGGCGAGCCAGTGGTCGCCGGTGAAGTCGCCGGAGGCGGTGTGCGGAAGTCCGGCGGCGAGGTGGTCACGGGCGGCGGCCGTCAGCACCGGCACCCGTGGGTCACCGGGCGGCAGGGCGGCGGACAGCCTGCGCAGCGCGGCGGCCCTGCTGAGGGAGAGCCCGATGAGATGACCGATCTGCGGGTCGGCGGGGTCGGAGACCACGGGTGGGGTGAGGAGGGCGGCGGACGCGCGGCGCCCGGGACCGGATTCGGTACCGGATGCGGGACCGGGGTCCGAAGGCTCGAGGCCGGGGAGGAAACCCGTCAGCCAGTGGCCGAACTCCGCCCGCGGAAGCACCCGGCAGACCGCCTCCGCCTCGCTGAGCGCCGGGGACAGGAAGTCCTGGCCGGAGGGTTCCCAGTGGACGGGGGCGTCGTGGTCGTCGGCGAACCAGCCGAGAACGGCCTTGGCGGCGGCTTCGGCCAGCGCGCCGCGGCCCGCGGCGGGCGCGCTGTCGAGGACGAGGCCGAGGGCGAAGGCGCTGTTGGCGTGGGTGCCGTGGCGTACCGGGTAGGTGGCCCGCGGCAGCCAGCCGCGCAGCAGCTGTTCGACCGCGTCGGCCGCCGGTTCCAGGGCGGCCGCCCAGCGTTCGCCCGCCACGCCGCCGAGGGCGCGGCATTCGGCCGTCAGCGCGAGCAGCCAGGTCCAGCCGTAGGGGCGTTCGAAGGACGGGTTGGCGCGCAGATAGTCGGCCTCGGCGATGAGCGCGCCGGGTGTGAGATGGCGGTCCAGCACCTCGGTGATCGCGGCGGCGGGGACGCGGTCGGGGCAGCGGAGCAGCAGCCGGACCAGCAGCCAGTGCATATGGACGGCGGAGTGCCAGTCGTAGGAGCCGTAGAAGGCGGGGTGATGGGTGTGCGGCGGCACCAGGTCCTCGGGGCCGCGCAGAAGGTGTGCGGGTGCGTTGGGATAGGCCCGGGTGACGTTGGCCATCGCGACGGCGGCGAACCGGTCGGCGTATTGCCGGAATTCACCCGATATTGGATCCTCGCGGTGCGGGCGTTCCGTGCTCAATGGGTGGCTCCTTCGGCAATGCGCAGATCCGTCCGGGTCCGCATCGCCGTGGCGAGGATGGCGCGCAGCGCCTCGGCGGCCATGGCGACGGGCAGCGACGGCTCGCCCCGGTCCACGACCTGTTCGGGCGCGTACGGGAGGTGGACGAAGCCGCCGCGCATCGTCGGCCGCCGGGTCGCGATCAGATGCGCGAGTCCGTAGAAGACGTGATTGCACACGAAGGTGCCCGCGGTCTGCGACACGGCGGCCGGGATCCCGGCCGCCCGGACGGCGGCGACACACGCCTTGACCGGCAGCGGCGCGAAGTAGGCGGCGGGGCCGCCCGCCACGACCGGTTCGTCGATCGGCTGCCGTCCGGCGTTGTCGGGTATGCGGGCGTCGTCGACGTTGACCGCGACCCGTTCGACGGTGATCTGCGGGCGGCCGCCCGCCTGTCCGACACACAGCACCAGATCGGGGTCGGCCGCCTCCACCGCGGCGGCCAACTCCTCCAGAGCGGTGCCGAAGACACAGCTCAGCCGGACGGAGGTGAGGTCGAGGCCGGGCGGCGGGGCGGCCGCCACGAGGGAGACGGCCGCCCAGGACGGATTGGTCTCCTCGCCCCCGAAGGGTTCAAAACCGGTCAGCAGCACCCGGGTCATGAGAACTCCCTCCCTGACCAGAACCGACCAGAACCGACCAGAGCTGGTCAGAGCTGGTTAGAGCTGGTTAGAGCTGGTCAAAAGGTGAACGGATCAGAAGGCGAAGAGGGAGATGATGGCGATGTTGCAGACCAGCAGCGCCCCCGCGGTGGGGATCTGCGCCTTGATGGGTCCGTATTGGTCCTTGAGTTCCAGCAGCGCGGCGGGCACCAGGTTGAAGTTGGCGGCCATGGGGGTCACCAGCGTTCCGCAGAACCCCGCGAGCATGCCGACGGCGAGCACCACGGGCGCGTCCCCGTGCATCTGCTGAATGAGCACGGGCCACCCGATGGCGGCTGTCATCACCGGGAAGGCGGCGAAGGCGTTGCCCATGATGATGGTGAACAGGGCCATACCGATGCAGTAGACGGCCACGGCGACGTACTTCTGGCCGTCCGGCAGCAGCTGTTCGGTGATCTTCCCGACCTGGGTGCCGACCCCGGCCACCTGGAAGATGGAGCCGAGTACGGCGAGCAGTTGGGGCAGCAGCAGCGCCCAGCCCATGGACTCCAGCAGCGACCGTCCGGCGTGCAGCGGCACCGTCGCACTGCGCTCGCGGACCACGACCATGGCGACCAGCAGTCCGGCGATCGCGCCGAAGCCGAGGCCGAGGATGGTCTCGCTGCCGGTCTCGAGCACCGGGGTGCCGCCGATGTGCCAGTGCTTGACGGCCGAGGCACAGAGGACGGCGACCAGCGGGATGGTGAGCGCGGGGATGAACAGCCGGTTGCCGAGCCGGGCGGCGAAGGCGACACGCTGCTCGGTCGTGGTGGTCCGCGGGACCCCGCGTCCGGTGAGGTCGAAGCCGCCCAGGCAGACCATGACGAGGACGGCGACGCCCAGCGGCTCGGCGGGGGCCTTCTTCTCGACCACCCAGGAGCTGTAGAAGAAGCAGGCGCCCAGCAGTCCCCAGAAGGCGGCGGAGCCGTGGCGCCTGGGGTTGCTGCGGTCGAAGGCCATCTGGGCGGCCATCGCGAGGAAGACGGCGCCGACGAGCCAGAAGAACCACTCGGCCTTGATCACTTGGCTTCCTCCGCGGTGCGGCTGCCCACGGCAGCGGACGGTCCGCCCGAGGCGGCGATCTGGCTCTCCAGCGAGCGGTCCAGGCGCAGCAGCCGGAAGCCGTGGATGAGGAAGGCGCAGACGGCGGTGGGGATGGCCCACAGCGCGAGCTGCAACGGTTCCAGATGGGTGTGGTAGGTGGAGTTGACGAAGCCGGTGATGAGCAGGATGGAGCCGATGGCCAGGAAGCAGTCCTCACCGAAGAACAGCCCGACGGTGTCGGAGCTGGCGGAGTAGGAGCGGATCCGTTCGCGCACTTTCTCCGGCAGCGGGCCGTGGCGCCGCTCGGCGGCCCCTTCGGCCATCGGCGCGACCATGGGGCGCACGCTCTGGGCCGGGCCGCCGATGCTGGTGAGGCCGAAGGCCGCGGTCAGCTGGCGCAGCGCCAGGTAGAGCGCGAGGAACCGGCCGGTGGTGAGCTTGCCGAGCTTGCCGATGAGGGTTCGGGCCTGCTCCTGGAGCCCGTGGCGCTCCAGGAGGCCGATGACCGGGAGGGTGATGACGAAGATCGTCACCGAGCGGCTGGAGGCGAAGCCGTTGCCGAAGGCCGCGAGGACCTCCTGGGGGGACAGCTTGCCCAGCAGCCCGGTGGCGATACCGGCGACCCCGACCACCAGCAGGGGATTGCGTCGTGTGGCGAATCCGAGGACCACCACAAGAACGCCAAGGAGAACGATCATGCGTCCCGCCTTCCGCGCGCAGGACCTCACGGCGCCGCGGGGGAGCACGACGGCATGAGGAGAACGCACCGGAGGCTAGATGTTCGTTCAACGATCCGACAAGAGCATGAAACCGACTTGTTCTCGTTCCGTCTGATCGTTTACTCCGGCGAAACCGCTATGCGCGGGCCACCTTCTGCGCGTACGCCTCGACCAACTGCCGCTGGGAGTCGTCCAGATAGGAGGCGAGCAGCCGCTCGGCCTCCGCCGCGTCCCCGGCCTGGAGCACCTCCAGGATCTGCCGGTTGCGGACCAGGTACGGGGCGTGGAAGCGGCGGGGGTCGGCCATCACGTGGAACACCAGCCGCAGCTCGGCCAGGACGGCGCGCATCAGCTCGTCGGTGCGCGGGCTCCCCGCGAGACCGACGATCGCCTGGTGGAAGCGGATGTTGGCGGTGGACAGGTCCTGCCAGGAGCGGTCGTGCACGGCACGCTCGCCGGCCGCCACCGCCGCCTCGACCGCCTCCAGCGGGTACGGCGGCTCCCCCAGGCCGCGCAGCGTGGCGCATTCGACCAGCCTGCGCAGGCGGTAGAGGTCGTTGAGGTCGTCCACGGTCACCACCCGCACGAACACCCCGCGGTTCAGCTCGTGGACCAGCAGCCGTTCATGGGTGAGCAGGCGGAACGCCTCGCGCAGGGTGTTGCGGGAGACACCCAGGGCGCCCTTGACGCTGTCCTCGGACAGCCGGGTGCCGGGCGGGAAGAAGCCCTCGGCGATACGGTCGCGGAGGATGTCCGCGACCCGCTCCGCGGTGCTGGTGCGGCCCAGCAGCGCCCGGTCGGCCTCCAACCCCAGGACGTCGGAACCCTCCGAGACCTCCGACGCCTGCGCGAGCCGACGCTCCACGCTCTTTGTCCCGTTGGACCCGTTGTCCCCATTTGACACTTTCGCTCCCATTCACGGCGTCAGCGCATTCCGTATCGCGAGAAGTCAAGCCCAGAAATGAGAACGGGACAACAACACTCTTGTCGGATCGTTCAACGATCGCCTACCTTGGCGCTCAGTCACATCGCCCGCGTACGTCCCGTACC
This window contains:
- a CDS encoding DUF969 domain-containing protein — encoded protein: MIVLLGVLVVVLGFATRRNPLLVVGVAGIATGLLGKLSPQEVLAAFGNGFASSRSVTIFVITLPVIGLLERHGLQEQARTLIGKLGKLTTGRFLALYLALRQLTAAFGLTSIGGPAQSVRPMVAPMAEGAAERRHGPLPEKVRERIRSYSASSDTVGLFFGEDCFLAIGSILLITGFVNSTYHTHLEPLQLALWAIPTAVCAFLIHGFRLLRLDRSLESQIAASGGPSAAVGSRTAEEAK
- a CDS encoding DUF2891 domain-containing protein — protein: MSGEFRQYADRFAAVAMANVTRAYPNAPAHLLRGPEDLVPPHTHHPAFYGSYDWHSAVHMHWLLVRLLLRCPDRVPAAAITEVLDRHLTPGALIAEADYLRANPSFERPYGWTWLLALTAECRALGGVAGERWAAALEPAADAVEQLLRGWLPRATYPVRHGTHANSAFALGLVLDSAPAAGRGALAEAAAKAVLGWFADDHDAPVHWEPSGQDFLSPALSEAEAVCRVLPRAEFGHWLTGFLPGLEPSDPGPASGTESGPGRRASAALLTPPVVSDPADPQIGHLIGLSLSRAAALRRLSAALPPGDPRVPVLTAAARDHLAAGLPHTASGDFTGDHWLATFAALALDGPPGHGAVD
- the pcp gene encoding pyroglutamyl-peptidase I, with the translated sequence MTRVLLTGFEPFGGEETNPSWAAVSLVAAAPPPGLDLTSVRLSCVFGTALEELAAAVEAADPDLVLCVGQAGGRPQITVERVAVNVDDARIPDNAGRQPIDEPVVAGGPAAYFAPLPVKACVAAVRAAGIPAAVSQTAGTFVCNHVFYGLAHLIATRRPTMRGGFVHLPYAPEQVVDRGEPSLPVAMAAEALRAILATAMRTRTDLRIAEGATH
- a CDS encoding DUF979 domain-containing protein; translated protein: MIKAEWFFWLVGAVFLAMAAQMAFDRSNPRRHGSAAFWGLLGACFFYSSWVVEKKAPAEPLGVAVLVMVCLGGFDLTGRGVPRTTTTEQRVAFAARLGNRLFIPALTIPLVAVLCASAVKHWHIGGTPVLETGSETILGLGFGAIAGLLVAMVVVRERSATVPLHAGRSLLESMGWALLLPQLLAVLGSIFQVAGVGTQVGKITEQLLPDGQKYVAVAVYCIGMALFTIIMGNAFAAFPVMTAAIGWPVLIQQMHGDAPVVLAVGMLAGFCGTLVTPMAANFNLVPAALLELKDQYGPIKAQIPTAGALLVCNIAIISLFAF
- a CDS encoding GntR family transcriptional regulator is translated as MGLEADRALLGRTSTAERVADILRDRIAEGFFPPGTRLSEDSVKGALGVSRNTLREAFRLLTHERLLVHELNRGVFVRVVTVDDLNDLYRLRRLVECATLRGLGEPPYPLEAVEAAVAAGERAVHDRSWQDLSTANIRFHQAIVGLAGSPRTDELMRAVLAELRLVFHVMADPRRFHAPYLVRNRQILEVLQAGDAAEAERLLASYLDDSQRQLVEAYAQKVARA